Proteins from one Phaenicophaeus curvirostris isolate KB17595 chromosome 16, BPBGC_Pcur_1.0, whole genome shotgun sequence genomic window:
- the UNKL gene encoding putative E3 ubiquitin-protein ligase UNKL isoform X2 → MRQTGYCPRGPFCAFAHVEKDAVNVVILQTGCQSKPGTHLLSPDSVGIANEWNSTLNSTNSITDSSGQSANISCSSSPTVTLGSGTSSSLSPLGLLCRQRSLANGDLCSESSTSGVSSPTSSYPKAPGFEREDQAKHRSFSTEKQQKINEQDNKQNHLSVFSAVNPLASSITSSLASSVGSDRSSPTTVSAVKALPFCSSSNTVESVIGSALDLHFNDVNVASVDKELEDQEASDLGVAGQRLLGSSAPVNIPGSLVRSSSLHSSSSLSTSPLSSLSQSLSQSFVSSTAAPHHQQPQPLKTEHSMLGTSTSSHNSLGLNGVTGSIWDFVTGSFSPSPSPVLSSGSTPSRSSNTSGNELTRVRQELDDAKRKLKQWEESWQQVKQACDAWQKEAQEAKERANIADADKQLALQKKEEVENKLKKLKAQLASGLSTTLPYMKNCGDIENISLPKLRSLQNRLHLDLETIDEVIFQLQSKKCIVCQEGDRSIILNPCQHYVLCDHCAAAQEECPCCKKKNLW, encoded by the exons ATGCGCCAAACAGGTTACTGCCCACGTGGTCCATTTTGTGCGTTTGCACATGTTGAAA AGGACGCCGTGAATGTAGTCATACTGCAAACGGGTTGTCAGTCAAAGCCAGGCACTCACCTGCTTTCACCAGACAGCGTAGGAATTGCAAATGAATGGAACAGCACTCTTAACTCCACAAACAGCATTACAGATAGCAGTGGGCAGTCTGCAAAT ATTTCCTGTtcttcaagtccaactgtaacaTTGGGTTCTGGTACCAGTAGTTCTTTATCACCCCTTGGACTTCTTTGTAGACAGAGATCGTTAGCAAATGGTGATTTGTGTTCTGAGTCTAGCACATCAGGTGTTTCTTCACCAACATCTAGCTATCCAAAAGCACCAGGGTTTGAACGAGAAGATCAG gcAAAACATCGAAGCTTCTCAactgagaaacagcagaaaataaatgagcaaGACAACAAGCAG AACCATCTCAGTGTTTTTTCAGCAGTTAACCCACTTGCTTCAAGTATCACTTCCAGTCTGGCCTCCAGTGTTGGATCAGATAGATCATCTCCTACGACTGTCTCTGCTGTCAAAGCTCTCCCATTCTGTTCCAGCAGCAACACAGTTGAATCGGTAATAG GTTCTGCTTTAGATTTGCATTTTAATGATGTGAACGTCGCATCCGTAGATAAAGAATTAGAAGATCAAGAAGCCAGTGACCTTGGAGTAGCAG GTCAAAGATTACTGGGAAGTTCAGCACCTGTCAATATTCCAGGTTCTCTTGTTCGTTCCTCGTCTTTACATTCATCATCATCCCTTTCAACCTCTCCACTCAGTTCTCTTTCACAATCACTGTCTCAGTCATTTGTTTCCTCCACTGCGGCTCCTCACCACCAGCAGCCTCAGCCTCTGAAGACAGAACACAGCATGTTAGGCACCTCAACCTCTTCTCACAACTCTTTAG GTTTAAATGGTGTTACCGGGAGCATCTGGGACTTTGTAACCGGGAGCTTCTCTCCTAGTCCATCCCCAGTACTAAGCAGTGGCTCTACCCCCTCAAGAAGTTCAAATACCAGTGGGAATGAACTAACTCGAGTAAGACAGGAACTTGATGATGCCAAGAGGAAACTAAAACAGTGGGAAGAATCTTGGCAACAAGTAAAACAG GCATGTGATGCATGGCAGAAAGAGGCTCAAGAAGCAAAAGAACGCGCTAACATCGCAGATGCAGACAAACAACTTGCTCttcagaagaaggaggaagttgaaaataaattaaaaaagctgAAGGCACAATTAGCTTCTGGTCTATCAACTACATTACCTTATATGAAAAACTGTGGAGATATAGAAAATATATCCTTGCCAAAGCTTCGTTCCTTACAAAATCGGCTGCACTTAGATTTAGAAACAATTGATGAG GTGATTTTTCAGCTTCAGTCAAAGAAATGCATCGTATGTCAGGAGGGTGATCGTAGCATTATTCTGAATCCATGTCAGCATTATGTACTTTGTGATCACTGTGCAGCTGCTCAAGAAGAATGTCcctgctgcaagaaaaaaaatctgtggtaA
- the UNKL gene encoding putative E3 ubiquitin-protein ligase UNKL isoform X3 — protein MCSSEQETAGSESALQHGSALDLHFNDVNVASVDKELEDQEASDLGVAGQRLLGSSAPVNIPGSLVRSSSLHSSSSLSTSPLSSLSQSLSQSFVSSTAAPHHQQPQPLKTEHSMLGTSTSSHNSLGLNGVTGSIWDFVTGSFSPSPSPVLSSGSTPSRSSNTSGNELTRVRQELDDAKRKLKQWEESWQQVKQACDAWQKEAQEAKERANIADADKQLALQKKEEVENKLKKLKAQLASGLSTTLPYMKNCGDIENISLPKLRSLQNRLHLDLETIDEVIFQLQSKKCIVCQEGDRSIILNPCQHYVLCDHCAAAQEECPCCKKKNLW, from the exons ATGTGTAGCAGCGAGCAGGAGACTGCAGGCAGTGAGTCAGCACTTCAGCATG GTTCTGCTTTAGATTTGCATTTTAATGATGTGAACGTCGCATCCGTAGATAAAGAATTAGAAGATCAAGAAGCCAGTGACCTTGGAGTAGCAG GTCAAAGATTACTGGGAAGTTCAGCACCTGTCAATATTCCAGGTTCTCTTGTTCGTTCCTCGTCTTTACATTCATCATCATCCCTTTCAACCTCTCCACTCAGTTCTCTTTCACAATCACTGTCTCAGTCATTTGTTTCCTCCACTGCGGCTCCTCACCACCAGCAGCCTCAGCCTCTGAAGACAGAACACAGCATGTTAGGCACCTCAACCTCTTCTCACAACTCTTTAG GTTTAAATGGTGTTACCGGGAGCATCTGGGACTTTGTAACCGGGAGCTTCTCTCCTAGTCCATCCCCAGTACTAAGCAGTGGCTCTACCCCCTCAAGAAGTTCAAATACCAGTGGGAATGAACTAACTCGAGTAAGACAGGAACTTGATGATGCCAAGAGGAAACTAAAACAGTGGGAAGAATCTTGGCAACAAGTAAAACAG GCATGTGATGCATGGCAGAAAGAGGCTCAAGAAGCAAAAGAACGCGCTAACATCGCAGATGCAGACAAACAACTTGCTCttcagaagaaggaggaagttgaaaataaattaaaaaagctgAAGGCACAATTAGCTTCTGGTCTATCAACTACATTACCTTATATGAAAAACTGTGGAGATATAGAAAATATATCCTTGCCAAAGCTTCGTTCCTTACAAAATCGGCTGCACTTAGATTTAGAAACAATTGATGAG GTGATTTTTCAGCTTCAGTCAAAGAAATGCATCGTATGTCAGGAGGGTGATCGTAGCATTATTCTGAATCCATGTCAGCATTATGTACTTTGTGATCACTGTGCAGCTGCTCAAGAAGAATGTCcctgctgcaagaaaaaaaatctgtggtaA